The genomic window ACCTCCACCGTGATGAGCTTCTTCTGCTAATAAGGTTTCAACCTCGTCAAAAGATAAATGAGATGTAAAAAAACCATAACCAACTCCTATTGCTCCTAAAAGCATTAGAATGAAAGAGAATGTCTTTAATTTATTTGAAAATGTGTACATATCTATAATAATCTTATCAATCTTACTTTTCTAAATCTGCCTTCAACGTTAAAACATAAGCAACAACTTGCCAACGTTCTTCTTCGTTTATTTGGTTAGCATACGATCCCATGGCGTTTTTACCATAATAAATAGTATGATAAATACTTCCAGCGGTAATAGCTCTACCAACATCATCATAACTCGGTATACCCAAGATCTTCTCACGCTTTACTAAGTTTCCTTGTCCGTTACCTTTAGTTCCATGACAGATTCCACAGTAAATATTGTATAACTCTTTTCCTCTTTCACTATCAATATCATCAGCACTAAGTGGACTAATTAAAGTTGCCTTTGCTAATTCATATCCAGCAGTAGAATTTTCAATATCAAAAGGTACATGACCTCTTGCTACAGAACCTTCAGCAGGTATTTGAGCCTCTACTCCATCTTTAAAAGCTGCTTCACCATAAGTTTCATAACCAGCAGACTCATACATGTTAGGCATAAACTGATAGTTAGGCGCTGTATCCTTTTTACAAGAAACAGCTACTAAAACAACTGCAATTACTAATATTTTAATTAAGCTTTTCATACTATAAATTAATGTGCTT from Algibacter sp. L1A34 includes these protein-coding regions:
- a CDS encoding c-type cytochrome, which encodes MKSLIKILVIAVVLVAVSCKKDTAPNYQFMPNMYESAGYETYGEAAFKDGVEAQIPAEGSVARGHVPFDIENSTAGYELAKATLISPLSADDIDSERGKELYNIYCGICHGTKGNGQGNLVKREKILGIPSYDDVGRAITAGSIYHTIYYGKNAMGSYANQINEEERWQVVAYVLTLKADLEK